Proteins from a single region of Thunnus maccoyii chromosome 23, fThuMac1.1, whole genome shotgun sequence:
- the opn1sw1 gene encoding opsin-1, short-wave-sensitive 1, giving the protein MGKYFHLYENISKVSPFEGPQYYLAPQWVFYLQTVFMGFVLFAGTPLNLIVLLVTVKYKKLQVPLNYILVNISFAGFIFVTFSVSQVFVSTMKGYFFLGHTMCALESTMGSIAGLVTAWSLAVLSFERYLVICKPFGAFKFGSNHALAAVAFTWFMGIGCAIPPFFGWSRYIPEGLGCSCGPDWYTHNEEFHCSSYTNFLMVTCFIAPLAIIIFSYSQLLGALRAVAAQQAESVSTQKAEKEVSRMIIVMVGSFITCYGPYAIAALYFAYSSDENKDYRLVTIPAFFSKSSCVYNPLIYVFMNKQFNACIMEMVFGKKMDESSEVSSKTETSSVSVAS; this is encoded by the exons ATGGGGAAATACTTCCACCTGTACGAGAACATCTCTAAAGTGAGTCCCTTTGAGGGGCCGCAGTATTACCTGGCCCCTCAGTGGGTCTTTTACCTGCAGACCGTCTTCATGGGCTTCGTCCTGTTTGCTGGGACGCCGTTAAACCTGATCGTTCTGCTGGTGACGGTGAAGTACAAGAAGCTCCAGGTGCCTCTGAACTACATCCTGGTCAACATCTCATTTGCAGGCTTCATTTTTGTGACGTTCTCCGTCAGTCAGGTGTTTGTCTCCACCATGAAGGGGTACTTCTTCCTGGGTCATACCATGTGTGCCTTGGAGTCTACAATGGGATCTATAGCAG GACTGGTCACAGCCTGGTCTTTGGCAGTCCTTTCATTTGAGAGATACCTGGTCATCTGTAAACCTTTTGGAGCCTTTAAATTCGGCAGTAACCACGCTCTGGCCGCTGTCGCCTTCACCTGGTTCATGGGCATCGGCTGTGCCATCCCGCCTTTCTTTGGCTGGAGCAG GTATATTCCTGAAGGTCTGGGCTGCTCCTGTGGACCAGACTGGTACACTCACAATGAGGAGtttcactgcagcagctacaccAACTTCCTGATGGTGACCTGTTTCATCGCCCCACTTGCCATCATCATCTTCTCCTATTCTCAGTTGCTGGGCGCTCTGAGAGCG GTTGCGGCTCAGCAGGCGGAGTCCGTCTCCACCCAGAAGGCGGAGAAGGAAGTGTCGAGGATGATCATCGTCATGGTGGGATCCTTCATCACCTGTTATGGCCCGTATGCCATTGCAGCTCTTTACTTTGCCTACTCGTCAGATGAGAACAAAGATTACCGCCTCGTCACCATCCCGGCGTTTTTCTCCAAGAGCTCCTGCGTGTACAACCCACTCATCTATGTCTTCATGAACAAACAG tttAACGCCTGCATCATGGAGATGGTGTTTGgaaagaaaatggatgaatCATCGGAGGTTTCTTCAAAGACTGAGACGTCTTCAGTGTCCGTAGCTTCTTAA